In Anastrepha obliqua isolate idAnaObli1 unplaced genomic scaffold, idAnaObli1_1.0 ptg000012l, whole genome shotgun sequence, a single window of DNA contains:
- the LOC129251354 gene encoding uncharacterized protein LOC129251354 has protein sequence MTGKHTDASTARTDKKPNTRTELQDKQTDRQEEVTDALKKQSDNWTRRTSKDELRMTGSPSEDELLASSQETVEGKAVGHSTPTTINEPTTSAKAMWQKRTNKGPSRYKLYQRSLAILGRIRKNETEGKAHPKDEADKARCQKVVDEYLAFQTARKTEAKKRNRSQDENKRATKNHKISDQGAVVPKLTKQFSEVARDHLQMALVDETSNRCKPVLDKWSEIEARLSRIIVDHLMANPEGQSPGFDSVEVVRGCRVIKCDDQYSLHFLTNAIGEIQNSWDGLRLKLIPASEIPRRPRARIWIPNMEFEANQLIPYLQAHNRSVPMADWSIIKAEAPQKHSVSFLLEITEESLEPLQKVENKLRFGIRKAQLKIFRSANPEEEQDEVDGTSELLIGTQLNDAEPAEANQ, from the coding sequence ATGACGGGAAAACATACCGACGCATCGACAGCACGGActgataaaaaaccaaacacgcGGACAGAACTACAAGACAAGCAAACAGACAGACAGGAGGAAGTGACGGATGCACTTAAAAAACAGTCAGACAATTGGACAAGACGTACAAGCAAGGACGAACTGAGGATGACGGGGTCACCCTCAGAGGATGAGCTCTTGGCCTCCAGCCAAGAAACAGTTGAgggcaaagctgtgggccacagtaCGCCAACAACCATAAATGAACCAACAACATCCGCTAAAGCCATGTGGCAAAAGCGCACTAATAAAGGCCCATCAAGGTATAAGctctaccagaggtctctcgctatCCTTGGCAGGATTCGTAAGAACGAGACCGAAGGTAAAGCTCATCCCAAAGATGAGGCTGACAAGGCAAGGTGTCAAAAGGTGGTGGACGAATACCTGGCATTCCAAACCGCCCGAAAGACAGAGGCCAAAAAACGTAACCGTTCGCAAGACGAAAACAAGAGGGCAACAAAGAATCACAAGATCTCAGATCAGGGTGCGGTTGTCCCCAAACTTACCAAACAATTCAGTGAGGTGGCACGGGACCATCTTCAAATGGCACTGGTGGACGAAACTTCTAACCGCTGCAAACCTGTGCTTGACAAATGGTCGGAGATTGAGGCACGGTTGTCTCGCATAATCGTCGACCATCTCATGGCGAACCCGGAGGGTCAATCCCCAGGTTTCGACTCGGTGGAAGTGGTTCGCGGTTGCCGGGTAATCAAATGTGATGACCAATACTCATTGCATTTCCTTACAAACGCGATTGGCGAAATTCAGAACAGCTGGGATGGCTTGAGGCTCAAGCTCATTCCAGCTAGCGAGATACCACGaaggccgagggctcgcatctggatACCAAACATGGAGTTTGAAGCCAATCAGTTAATTCCCTATCTCCAGGCTCACAACCGCTCAGTGCCGATGGCCGATTGgtcgatcatcaaagcggaggctccgcaaaagcACAGCGTGTCATTCCTCCTTGAAATCACAGAAGAGAGCCTTGAACCactgcaaaaagtggaaaataaacttCGGTTTGGCATACGGAAGGCccagctgaagatattccgttctGCGAATCCGGAGGAGGAGCAGGATGAGGTCGACGGCACCAGCGAACTGCTGATTGGCACGCAGTTAAATGATGCCGAACCTGCGGaagcaaaccaataa